One window of the Chitinophaga niabensis genome contains the following:
- a CDS encoding HlyD family secretion protein, translating to MPQLFPVEVIEHSTFTWLPRVQVRTQVIYTTVLLAVLVSILALPFIKVDVSVKSGGIVRPITEKNELRSLIAGTIEEVMVTEGQHVQKGQLILRLQEDISNSKLLQNSFELKQRESYVNDLSRLASGGGGGGLQSALYQQQYSRFMSTLNEQQATMRKLQSDLDMYKKLFADKVIAEKELRDKQYEYDKSVAVYRSSVQQQRSAWQEELSRYRSESSRLQADAAQLEKQKEWNLIKAPVSGTLQQFSGRYAGGYVQVGELMGTISPDSNLVAECLVSPKDIGYLKAGMPVKFQVDAFNYNEWGVVEGTVQSVDNDFTLVDNQPVFKVRCEFADTEVRTASGVKGKLKKGMTLQARFILTQRSLFQLLYDKTDDWMNPNSIGKK from the coding sequence ATGCCTCAACTCTTTCCAGTGGAGGTCATTGAGCATTCTACCTTTACATGGTTACCCCGTGTGCAGGTAAGAACGCAGGTGATCTATACAACGGTTCTCCTGGCAGTGCTGGTCAGCATACTTGCCTTACCTTTTATTAAAGTAGATGTTTCCGTGAAGTCCGGCGGTATTGTACGCCCGATCACAGAAAAGAATGAATTACGCAGCCTGATTGCCGGCACTATAGAAGAAGTGATGGTAACAGAAGGGCAGCACGTTCAAAAAGGCCAGCTGATCCTGCGCCTGCAGGAAGACATCAGCAACAGCAAACTCCTGCAAAACTCCTTTGAACTCAAACAACGGGAATCCTATGTGAACGACCTGTCCCGCCTGGCCTCCGGCGGCGGTGGCGGCGGATTACAGTCTGCCCTCTACCAGCAGCAATACTCCCGCTTTATGTCCACACTGAATGAACAGCAGGCCACCATGCGCAAGCTGCAAAGTGACCTGGACATGTATAAAAAACTCTTCGCAGATAAAGTAATTGCGGAAAAAGAACTGCGCGATAAACAATATGAATATGATAAAAGTGTGGCCGTGTACCGCTCTTCTGTACAGCAGCAGCGCAGTGCCTGGCAGGAAGAATTAAGCCGCTACAGATCAGAGAGCAGCCGCCTGCAGGCAGATGCCGCGCAACTGGAAAAACAAAAGGAATGGAACCTGATCAAAGCCCCGGTAAGTGGTACCCTGCAACAGTTCAGCGGAAGGTATGCAGGTGGGTATGTACAGGTGGGTGAGCTGATGGGGACTATTTCTCCTGATTCCAACCTGGTAGCAGAATGCCTCGTTTCTCCCAAAGATATTGGTTACCTCAAAGCAGGCATGCCGGTGAAGTTCCAGGTAGATGCTTTTAATTATAATGAATGGGGTGTGGTGGAAGGTACTGTGCAATCTGTAGATAATGATTTCACGCTCGTGGATAACCAGCCTGTATTTAAAGTAAGATGTGAGTTTGCCGATACGGAAGTGCGTACCGCCAGTGGCGTGAAAGGCAAACTGAAAAAAGGTATGACGCTGCAGGCCCGCTTCATTCTTACACAACGTAGTTTGTTTCAGCTCCTGTATGATAAAACCGATGATTGGATGAATCCGAATAGTATCGGAAAAAAATAA
- the rnhA gene encoding ribonuclease HI has product MTTQQLIIYTDGAARGNPGRGGYGIVLLWGKVRKELSQGYRMTTNNRMELLAVIVALETLTKDGLSVVIYTDSQYVVNSVEKGWLWSWVKTGFKDKKNRDLWERFIPAFKRQKVKFQWVKGHATNPENNRCDELATAAADGGGLLVDVGYEQGA; this is encoded by the coding sequence TTGACGACTCAGCAACTTATTATATATACAGATGGCGCCGCCCGTGGTAATCCCGGCAGAGGCGGTTATGGCATTGTGCTCCTTTGGGGAAAGGTAAGAAAGGAATTATCACAGGGGTACAGGATGACCACCAATAACCGCATGGAGTTGCTGGCCGTGATCGTTGCATTGGAAACGCTTACAAAAGACGGGCTCTCCGTTGTTATTTATACTGACAGCCAATACGTGGTGAACTCTGTTGAAAAAGGCTGGTTATGGAGCTGGGTAAAGACTGGCTTCAAAGACAAAAAGAACCGTGATCTCTGGGAACGTTTTATTCCTGCCTTCAAAAGGCAAAAGGTGAAATTCCAATGGGTAAAAGGCCATGCCACCAACCCGGAAAACAACCGTTGCGATGAACTGGCCACCGCTGCTGCGGATGGCGGAGGTTTACTCGTAGATGTGGGATATGAACAGGGAGCATAG
- a CDS encoding acyl-CoA carboxylase subunit beta, with the protein MEEQQLEFNKNEDHMRRLVSTMKQRLSVIEQGGGKKSIEKLRQRGKMTVRERIDYLTDKNTPFTEIGAFTAYEMYPEHGGCPAGGTVAGLGYVSGRQCMIIANDMTVKAGAWFPLTGKKNLRLQEIAMENHLPVIYLVDSAGVYLPMQDEIFPDKEHFGRIFRNNAKMSAMGITQIAAVMGSCVAGGAYLPIMSDEVLMVEGNGSIFLAGPYLVKAAIGEDVDAETLGGAVTHTEISGIADYKFKTEAECLDRIKQIVSRLGKPADAGFDHITPVAPLKSADELYGIIPVDSSKSYDVHEVIKRLVDGSVFDEYKEDYGKTILCGYARIEGWAVGIVANQRKIVKSKKGEMQMGGVIYNDSADKAARFIMNCNQKKIPLLFLQDVTGFMVGSRSEHAGIIKDGAKLVNAVANSVVPKITVIIGNSYGAGNYAMCGKAYDPRFIFAWPNAKIAVMGGEQAAKTLLQIQVASLKAKGEVITPEAEEKLLKDITDRYNAQTTPYYAAARLWVDEIIEPVNTRKIVAECLKACNHAPVAETFRTGVIQV; encoded by the coding sequence ATGGAGGAACAGCAATTGGAATTTAATAAGAATGAAGACCATATGCGCAGGCTGGTCAGCACCATGAAACAACGTTTATCGGTGATTGAACAGGGCGGCGGAAAGAAAAGTATAGAGAAACTTCGCCAGCGTGGTAAAATGACTGTCCGCGAGCGTATCGACTACCTGACTGACAAGAATACCCCCTTTACAGAAATTGGTGCATTTACGGCTTATGAAATGTACCCCGAGCATGGAGGATGCCCTGCAGGAGGCACTGTAGCCGGATTAGGTTATGTAAGTGGCCGGCAGTGCATGATCATAGCCAACGATATGACGGTGAAAGCAGGGGCCTGGTTCCCGCTCACCGGTAAAAAGAACCTCCGCCTGCAGGAAATAGCCATGGAAAACCACCTGCCGGTTATTTACCTGGTAGATAGCGCAGGGGTATACCTTCCCATGCAGGACGAAATATTCCCGGATAAAGAACACTTTGGCAGGATCTTCCGGAACAATGCTAAAATGAGTGCCATGGGCATCACGCAGATAGCTGCGGTAATGGGTAGCTGTGTAGCCGGTGGCGCCTATCTTCCTATTATGAGTGATGAGGTGTTAATGGTGGAAGGCAACGGCTCCATTTTCCTGGCAGGGCCTTACCTCGTTAAAGCTGCCATTGGGGAAGATGTGGACGCAGAAACACTAGGCGGCGCCGTTACCCATACAGAGATCTCTGGTATTGCAGATTATAAGTTCAAAACAGAAGCGGAATGCCTGGACCGGATCAAACAGATTGTGTCCCGGCTGGGAAAACCTGCGGATGCGGGATTTGATCATATAACCCCTGTAGCTCCCCTGAAATCTGCAGATGAATTATATGGCATCATTCCGGTGGACAGCTCAAAGTCATATGACGTACATGAAGTGATCAAACGTTTGGTGGACGGCTCTGTGTTTGATGAATACAAAGAAGATTATGGTAAAACCATCCTTTGCGGATACGCCCGTATAGAAGGCTGGGCCGTAGGTATAGTAGCCAACCAGCGCAAGATAGTGAAGAGCAAAAAAGGAGAGATGCAGATGGGTGGCGTGATCTATAACGACAGCGCAGATAAAGCGGCACGTTTTATCATGAACTGTAACCAAAAGAAAATACCCCTGCTCTTTTTACAGGATGTAACGGGTTTTATGGTGGGCAGCAGAAGTGAACATGCCGGTATTATTAAAGACGGCGCTAAACTGGTGAATGCCGTAGCAAATTCCGTAGTACCCAAGATCACCGTGATCATTGGCAACTCTTATGGCGCAGGTAATTACGCGATGTGCGGAAAAGCCTACGACCCGCGTTTCATCTTTGCATGGCCGAATGCAAAAATAGCGGTGATGGGAGGAGAGCAGGCCGCCAAAACATTGTTGCAGATCCAGGTAGCTTCCCTCAAAGCAAAAGGAGAAGTGATCACACCGGAAGCAGAAGAGAAATTGCTGAAGGATATCACAGACAGGTATAATGCACAAACCACTCCCTATTATGCCGCCGCAAGGTTATGGGTGGATGAGATCATTGAACCGGTGAACACCAGGAAGATTGTGGCAGAATGCCTGAAAGCCTGTAACCATGCACCTGTTGCCGAAACGTTCCGCACAGGGGTGATACAGGTGTAA
- a CDS encoding DinB family protein — translation MSTLIVLSESLQHIYHGQPWLEVTVMEHLQETDAVQASKRIGGSHNIWELVNHLIWWNKNVIRKLYGEAPDQDGDLPDFYFPENHGENNWQATLNRLEHSITEMVETVRNFPEEKLFTPVPNTQHNAYYYIQGVLQHVPYHLGQIVLLRKYA, via the coding sequence ATGTCCACACTCATCGTATTATCGGAATCATTGCAGCATATCTACCACGGTCAGCCCTGGCTGGAGGTAACCGTTATGGAGCATTTGCAGGAAACAGATGCAGTACAGGCATCTAAACGGATAGGCGGCTCCCACAATATCTGGGAGCTGGTGAACCACCTGATCTGGTGGAACAAGAACGTGATCCGCAAACTATATGGGGAAGCACCTGATCAGGACGGAGACCTGCCCGATTTCTATTTCCCTGAAAATCACGGGGAAAATAACTGGCAGGCCACCTTAAACCGCCTGGAACATTCCATCACCGAAATGGTGGAAACCGTCAGGAACTTCCCTGAGGAAAAGCTATTCACGCCGGTGCCCAACACCCAGCACAATGCCTATTATTATATACAGGGCGTATTGCAGCATGTGCCCTACCATCTGGGGCAGATAGTACTGCTAAGGAAATATGCTTAA
- a CDS encoding DUF1624 domain-containing protein — protein sequence MHRIYSIDVLRGLIMIIMALDHVRDFFHVSAMTSDPLDLETTNPALYFTRWITHFCAPLFVFLSGLSVHLMNGRKSKAAIAKYLFTRGLWLVFIEVTVVSFGLTFNPLMNTLILQVIWAIGVSFLALSLLVFLPWQAVLGIGLLITLGHNLLDTAGHSMFMEFAHNSNFTYYQLFPGHGVIIVYPFLPWIGILLMGYGLGRIFQQDVPVATRRRILLTAGSTMVLLFFVLRGINAYGDPRTWASQVTALKTFYSFMNVTKYPPSLMYSLITIGIGLLALAALEHARGKLADIAKVYGSVPFFYYILHFYIIHSLCVIVFFASGYGTDQIVSMQTLFLFRPPEFGFSLWVVYIIWIAVVAVLYRPCKWFSQYKRTHKQWWLSYL from the coding sequence ATGCATCGAATTTATTCAATTGACGTTTTGCGGGGACTGATTATGATCATTATGGCGTTAGACCATGTACGTGACTTCTTTCACGTATCTGCGATGACGAGTGATCCCTTGGACCTGGAAACAACAAACCCCGCTCTCTATTTCACCCGGTGGATCACCCATTTTTGTGCCCCGTTGTTTGTTTTTCTCTCCGGTTTATCCGTTCATCTGATGAATGGCAGGAAAAGTAAAGCTGCCATCGCTAAATACTTATTTACGCGTGGTCTCTGGCTCGTGTTCATAGAAGTCACCGTTGTATCTTTTGGTCTTACTTTCAACCCTTTAATGAACACGCTCATCCTGCAGGTGATCTGGGCCATCGGTGTAAGTTTCCTGGCTTTATCCTTATTAGTGTTCCTGCCATGGCAGGCCGTACTGGGCATAGGTTTGCTGATCACCCTCGGCCATAACCTGCTGGATACCGCAGGCCATAGCATGTTCATGGAGTTTGCGCACAATTCCAATTTCACCTATTACCAGCTCTTTCCGGGTCATGGTGTGATCATAGTCTATCCTTTCCTTCCATGGATAGGTATTCTGCTGATGGGTTACGGGTTGGGCAGGATCTTTCAGCAGGATGTACCTGTTGCAACACGCCGCAGGATATTGCTCACAGCAGGATCAACCATGGTGCTGCTCTTCTTTGTACTCAGAGGTATTAATGCATACGGCGATCCCCGTACCTGGGCCTCCCAGGTTACTGCATTGAAAACATTCTATTCTTTCATGAACGTAACTAAATACCCGCCATCCCTGATGTACTCGCTGATCACGATAGGGATAGGACTCCTGGCCCTGGCTGCTTTGGAACATGCACGCGGAAAACTGGCAGATATCGCGAAAGTATATGGCAGTGTTCCTTTCTTCTACTACATCCTGCATTTTTATATCATTCACAGCTTATGTGTGATCGTATTCTTTGCATCAGGATATGGTACAGATCAGATCGTGAGCATGCAGACGCTGTTTTTATTCCGGCCACCGGAGTTCGGTTTTTCGTTATGGGTAGTGTATATTATCTGGATAGCTGTGGTGGCTGTTTTGTACCGGCCCTGCAAATGGTTCTCTCAGTATAAGCGAACGCATAAACAATGGTGGTTAAGCTACCTTTAA
- a CDS encoding bifunctional helix-turn-helix transcriptional regulator/GNAT family N-acetyltransferase, whose translation MDQLISNIRQFNRYYTKQLGLLQQHFFDTDYSLTDIRVLYEIDFNGQTTATGIREALQIDAGYLSRILRNFEKKGLILKHPLPEDGRSYYLQLTARGKKLMAGMNELSNEQIREMLKNLAPAQQEKIANSMSILRNLLKAPGSSPTLEDVVIRHGLQPGDIGDMIRLHGILYAQEYQYDLAFETYVTQTLYEFMQTYDPARDRVWLAHCYGELVGMIAIIGKGRGVAQLRWFLLRPEFRGMGLGKKLMSEAMAFCRQQNFRSVYLLTTHQQTTAGSMYAKAGFVKTASIPQRIWGQDLYEERYELKLR comes from the coding sequence ATGGACCAGCTTATTTCCAACATCCGCCAGTTCAACCGGTATTATACTAAGCAACTGGGATTACTGCAGCAGCACTTCTTTGATACGGACTATTCATTGACGGACATCAGGGTGCTTTACGAAATAGATTTTAACGGGCAGACCACGGCTACCGGCATCCGGGAGGCTTTGCAGATAGACGCGGGGTACCTCAGCAGGATCCTGCGCAATTTTGAAAAGAAAGGATTGATCCTCAAACATCCTTTGCCGGAAGACGGCCGTTCTTATTATTTGCAGTTAACGGCCCGTGGTAAGAAACTGATGGCAGGGATGAATGAACTTTCCAACGAGCAGATCCGCGAAATGCTGAAAAACCTGGCACCGGCGCAACAGGAAAAAATAGCCAACTCCATGAGTATCCTCCGCAATCTCCTGAAAGCGCCCGGCAGTTCACCCACACTGGAAGATGTGGTTATTCGCCATGGCCTGCAGCCGGGAGATATTGGAGATATGATCCGTTTACATGGCATCCTCTATGCACAGGAGTATCAATACGATCTGGCATTTGAAACCTATGTTACCCAAACCCTCTATGAATTCATGCAAACCTATGATCCTGCAAGGGACAGGGTTTGGCTGGCACATTGTTACGGAGAACTAGTGGGGATGATTGCGATCATCGGGAAAGGGAGAGGTGTGGCACAATTACGCTGGTTCCTGCTCCGGCCTGAATTCAGGGGTATGGGCCTTGGCAAAAAGCTCATGAGCGAAGCCATGGCTTTTTGCAGGCAACAAAATTTCAGGTCCGTTTACCTGCTCACCACACATCAGCAAACTACAGCAGGCAGCATGTATGCAAAAGCCGGTTTTGTTAAAACAGCTTCCATACCACAGCGCATCTGGGGGCAGGACCTGTATGAAGAAAGATATGAACTAAAGTTGCGTTAA
- a CDS encoding M64 family metallopeptidase, translating to MKTLVKGLCVLLILISVRVSGAINIQRNGALNYTPILNNGSASVKYDIVFVGDGFTAAQQAAFNTAVDQAVQALRNLQPYGSRMCAFNIWRVNVVSAQSGVDHPADGVFVNTELDCRYGNPAAMEAERCITSSSPAKCYEAGNFAPAADAVFVLVNDTQWGGCAGGLVFSSISEGFAGIITHELGHKVGGLADEYDCYMCDGSDDNRTYQAAWGEPAAKNLTINTNRATIKWGSFINAATPLPTTSNVPAGVVGLWEGGGYYRFGIYRAQFNCQMRDLNEFCAACNQEMNVILTGKCTPCEIDPAGLLCAILKNLDRFKWINWRCRFRWPIPGCPFCPPDFNRDDIIRVVLEGIDPREFNISVIDATGKVVTMGQGSEKGIELSFSRKSGSKTNYFVEVSAKSEASQGKVSTIKTNLFINNKEVAMY from the coding sequence ATGAAAACACTTGTTAAAGGATTATGCGTGTTGTTGATCTTAATATCCGTTCGCGTAAGCGGTGCTATCAATATACAAAGGAATGGGGCCCTCAACTACACACCCATACTTAATAACGGTTCTGCTTCTGTGAAATACGATATCGTATTTGTAGGTGACGGATTCACCGCTGCACAACAGGCTGCTTTCAATACAGCGGTAGATCAAGCCGTTCAGGCATTACGCAATCTTCAACCCTATGGCAGCAGAATGTGTGCCTTTAATATCTGGCGCGTGAATGTGGTGTCTGCCCAATCCGGCGTAGACCATCCCGCAGATGGGGTTTTCGTTAACACGGAACTGGATTGCCGGTATGGTAATCCCGCAGCCATGGAAGCGGAAAGATGTATCACCAGCAGTTCTCCTGCTAAATGTTATGAAGCAGGCAATTTTGCCCCCGCAGCAGATGCCGTATTTGTATTAGTGAATGATACGCAATGGGGCGGTTGTGCCGGAGGGCTTGTTTTCTCTTCTATCTCTGAAGGTTTTGCCGGTATCATTACGCATGAATTAGGACATAAAGTAGGCGGGCTCGCAGATGAATACGATTGTTACATGTGCGATGGTTCAGATGATAACCGCACCTACCAGGCAGCCTGGGGAGAACCTGCTGCCAAAAACCTCACCATCAATACAAACCGCGCCACTATCAAATGGGGTTCATTCATTAATGCAGCTACTCCCCTTCCTACCACTTCCAACGTACCTGCAGGTGTAGTAGGATTATGGGAAGGCGGCGGATACTACCGTTTTGGTATTTACCGTGCGCAGTTCAACTGCCAGATGCGTGATCTCAATGAGTTCTGTGCAGCCTGTAACCAGGAAATGAATGTCATCCTTACCGGAAAATGTACACCCTGTGAAATTGATCCGGCAGGTTTACTCTGCGCCATCCTCAAAAACCTGGACCGCTTTAAATGGATCAACTGGCGCTGTAGGTTCCGCTGGCCAATTCCAGGCTGCCCCTTCTGCCCGCCGGATTTCAACAGGGATGATATTATCCGTGTGGTACTGGAAGGTATCGATCCCCGTGAGTTCAATATATCAGTGATCGATGCCACCGGTAAAGTAGTAACCATGGGCCAGGGTTCTGAAAAAGGCATAGAACTTTCCTTTAGCCGTAAATCAGGCAGTAAAACCAATTACTTCGTGGAAGTATCTGCCAAAAGTGAAGCCAGCCAGGGTAAAGTGTCTACTATCAAAACCAACCTGTTCATCAACAACAAAGAGGTGGCGATGTACTAA